In Vitis vinifera cultivar Pinot Noir 40024 chromosome 11, ASM3070453v1, a genomic segment contains:
- the LOC100262870 gene encoding tetraspanin-2 isoform X2 — protein sequence MAVSNNITAVLNFLALLCSIPIIAAGIWLASKPDNECIHLFRWPVALLGVLILLVSLAGFVGAYWNKKGLLAFYLFCMGLLIGLLLILLVFAFVVSHSDGSYVVPGRAYKEYRLEGFSSWLRNYVTKSGNWNKIRTCLAQSDVCSKLSQNYITADQFFMAHISPLQARCCKPPTICNYGYVNPTLWMNPTNPIADSDCYAWSNDQSQLCYGCNSCKAGLLGNLRKEWRRANVILIVAVVVLIWVYLIACSAFKNAQTEDLFRRYKQGWA from the exons ATGGCCGTCAGCAACAACATCACCGCAGTCCTCAACTTCTTAGCACTCCTCTGCTCAATTCCCATAATCGCCGCCGGGATCTGGCTGGCGTCCAAGCCGGACAACGAGTGCATCCACCTCTTCCGCTGGCCGGTGGCCCTCCTCGGCGTCCTCATCTTGCTCGTCTCCCTCGCTGGATTCGTCGGCGCTTACTGGAACAAGAAGGGCCTTCTGGCCTTCTACCTCTTCTGTATGGGGCTCCTCATCGGCCTCCTCCTCATCCTCCTCGTCTTCGCCTTCGTCGTTAGTCATTCCGACGGCAGCTACGTCGTCCCCGGCCGCGCCTACAAGGAGTACCGGCTGGAAGGGTTCTCGTCGTGGCTGAGGAACTACGTCACCAAGTCCGGAAACTGGAACAAGATCAGGACTTGCCTCGCTCAGTCCGATGTCTGCTCCAAGCTCAGCCAGAACTATATCACCGCCGATCAGTTCTTCATGGCTCACATCTCTCCTCTTCAGGCAA GGTGTTGTAAACCTCCAACAATCTGCAATTATGGGTATGTGAACCCAACATTGTGGATGAACCCCACCAATCCGATTGCAGACTCGGACTGTTATGCCTGGAGCAATGACCAAAGCCAATTGTGCTATGGGTGCAATTCCTGCAAGGCTGGTTTGTTGGGGAACCTGAGGAAGGAATGGAGGAGAGCCAATGTGATTTTGATAGTGGCAGTGGTGGTGCTGATATGGGTTTACCTCATTGCATGCAGTGCATTCAAGAATGCTCAGACAGAGGATCTCTTCCGCAGATACAAGCAGGGTTGGGCCTAG
- the LOC100262870 gene encoding tetraspanin-2 isoform X1, with protein sequence MAVSNNITAVLNFLALLCSIPIIAAGIWLASKPDNECIHLFRWPVALLGVLILLVSLAGFVGAYWNKKGLLAFYLFCMGLLIGLLLILLVFAFVVSHSDGSYVVPGRAYKEYRLEGFSSWLRNYVTKSGNWNKIRTCLAQSDVCSKLSQNYITADQFFMAHISPLQSGCCKPPTICNYGYVNPTLWMNPTNPIADSDCYAWSNDQSQLCYGCNSCKAGLLGNLRKEWRRANVILIVAVVVLIWVYLIACSAFKNAQTEDLFRRYKQGWA encoded by the exons ATGGCCGTCAGCAACAACATCACCGCAGTCCTCAACTTCTTAGCACTCCTCTGCTCAATTCCCATAATCGCCGCCGGGATCTGGCTGGCGTCCAAGCCGGACAACGAGTGCATCCACCTCTTCCGCTGGCCGGTGGCCCTCCTCGGCGTCCTCATCTTGCTCGTCTCCCTCGCTGGATTCGTCGGCGCTTACTGGAACAAGAAGGGCCTTCTGGCCTTCTACCTCTTCTGTATGGGGCTCCTCATCGGCCTCCTCCTCATCCTCCTCGTCTTCGCCTTCGTCGTTAGTCATTCCGACGGCAGCTACGTCGTCCCCGGCCGCGCCTACAAGGAGTACCGGCTGGAAGGGTTCTCGTCGTGGCTGAGGAACTACGTCACCAAGTCCGGAAACTGGAACAAGATCAGGACTTGCCTCGCTCAGTCCGATGTCTGCTCCAAGCTCAGCCAGAACTATATCACCGCCGATCAGTTCTTCATGGCTCACATCTCTCCTCTTCAG TCAGGGTGTTGTAAACCTCCAACAATCTGCAATTATGGGTATGTGAACCCAACATTGTGGATGAACCCCACCAATCCGATTGCAGACTCGGACTGTTATGCCTGGAGCAATGACCAAAGCCAATTGTGCTATGGGTGCAATTCCTGCAAGGCTGGTTTGTTGGGGAACCTGAGGAAGGAATGGAGGAGAGCCAATGTGATTTTGATAGTGGCAGTGGTGGTGCTGATATGGGTTTACCTCATTGCATGCAGTGCATTCAAGAATGCTCAGACAGAGGATCTCTTCCGCAGATACAAGCAGGGTTGGGCCTAG